The Desulfomonilia bacterium genome contains the following window.
AATGAATGCCATGATGATCATTTCTATTCCAAGAGCGAACAGAATTACCCTGCTCGTCGCGCACAGGGAAAGCGAAAGCCCAACATTGCTGGAAGAGCTGGACATCCCCAGACCGCCCATGAAACTTGCCGTGAGATTACCTATACCGTAGGCCAAGATGCCCTGGCTGATAGGTTTCATGTCGGGTTCTTTCCAGTTTGCGTCATTTATCTTCTGGCACATGGTCAAGTCGCCAACACCTTTTAGCGTTGAAGATAGCGCGGCGATGACAAAGGGTATGACGTATGCCAAATTGAACGACCATCCGAAGTGCCCTGGCCTTGGCAGGGCGAACCATGACTCGCGCTCTATTACGGCGGCCGCATCGCCTCCCAGAATTCCAAGTGTAATCGATGCGGCGTAACCTGTAATGAGGCCTATCAGGATTGAATATAGCCTGAGCTTGCCCTTGCTCCAAACGGTCGGTATCAGCATGGCACTAATCGAAATCAACGAAACGGCAAGGCTTTCATTCCTGATAAAATGATTTGGCGAATGCTGTCCCAGAAATCTCGGGACAGAGACAAGCACCGCCTCGAATCCCACCATCAACACGACAAGGCCGATGATGTATACCGGGAATATCGCTTTAAGACGTGTAATAATCCTGGAAAGGAATATCTCTATGAAGCCCACGACAGTCAGCATGCTGCAGAGCAGTGCTATGCCGCCCGCCTTGCAGGCGGCAATGGAAGCGCCTATGTAAGCTGGCCCGCATACGCCCGGGCACAGATAGCCTGAACCGACGCCTCGGCGTTTCAGTCCCTGAAGAATCGCTACGATTCCCATTGCCAGCATGGAAAGGCGTATCAGATCGCCTGCTTCTTCTGAACTAAGTTTTGCAATCGAGGCAATCATGACTACGATTATAATTCCGGGAGAAAGCACAGAAATATGTTGAAATCCCAGAAGAACAAGGACGATAAACGGCGGCCTGTCTTCCAGTCCGTAGATAAGATTGGAGGGCTTCGCCGCTGTTTGTTTATCGTCTTTATTTCCGTTATCTTCGCTCATTGTCCACGCATTATTTTTTCATTTCGCCAGTATTATTTGTATTGGGAAGGCCTATCCTGAAAACGATGCTCAGGATGATTGCCAGAATAGTCGCCATATTGACCCTGTCAGCCAGGATTGAACTTTCCGTGACCCCATAAAGTTCAGGTATTACATTCACGCAGAAACCAAAACTTATCGATATCCCCAGTATGAAGGTCTTGCGGACATCAAAGGTTTGCGCTGTTAGAAGTCTAAAAGCCAGAACCAGCAT
Protein-coding sequences here:
- a CDS encoding solute carrier family 23 protein; this translates as MSEDNGNKDDKQTAAKPSNLIYGLEDRPPFIVLVLLGFQHISVLSPGIIIVVMIASIAKLSSEEAGDLIRLSMLAMGIVAILQGLKRRGVGSGYLCPGVCGPAYIGASIAACKAGGIALLCSMLTVVGFIEIFLSRIITRLKAIFPVYIIGLVVLMVGFEAVLVSVPRFLGQHSPNHFIRNESLAVSLISISAMLIPTVWSKGKLRLYSILIGLITGYAASITLGILGGDAAAVIERESWFALPRPGHFGWSFNLAYVIPFVIAALSSTLKGVGDLTMCQKINDANWKEPDMKPISQGILAYGIGNLTASFMGGLGMSSSSSNVGLSLSLCATSRVILFALGIEMIIMAFIPKVAAIFVVMPEPVMGACLVYASSYMIVAGFQLLCAKPIGVVETFVLGISLCFSLSVDLVPQLYAGIPAWMEPLFQSSLTLATILAVGLNLLFTLISSAGKKERL